The proteins below are encoded in one region of Salmo salar chromosome ssa02, Ssal_v3.1, whole genome shotgun sequence:
- the LOC106594189 gene encoding protein lifeguard 1 isoform X1 — MDQSKRSREAQPPSPYSQDYGQQNTDGQQNTYGQQNTYGQQNTYGQQNTYGQQNYSSPHYGLNVGPGNIAVVSPAGQYDDMGQGHPEDQRQQWAPLPPDYSTGLEDTGCFDDKAIRRGFIKKVYLTLMIQLLVTFGIICAFLYWEALRVWSMNTYWFSSCMMAVVLVIIIALSCCVNIRRKVPFNFLALGLFTIAEGLLLGSMTVFYEAEAVMWAVGATALVSLALSVFAMQSRWDFTLTSGGLWVFCWTLISFALLCGIMRSQYLYIVYACLGTLLFSLYLVMDTQLILGGKHKYSISPEEYVFAALNLYLDIIGLFTMLLALIGLSR, encoded by the exons ATGGATCAATCGAAAAGAAGCAGAGAAGCCCAACCCCCATCGCCCTACTCTCAGGACTATGGCCAGCAGAACACCGATGGTCAACAGAACACCTATGGTCAACAGAACACCTATGGTCAACAGAACACCTATGGTCAACAGAACACCTATGGTCAACAGAACTACAGTTCTCCCCACTATGGTCTGAACGTTGGTCCTGGCAACATAGCAGTGGTCTCTCCAGCGGGTCAGTATGACGACATGGGTCAGGGTCATCCCGAGGACCAGCGACAACAATGGGCTCCACTACCACCTGACTATTCCACCGGGCTGGAGGACACCGGCTGCTTTGATGATAAAGCTATAAGAAGAG GCTTTATAAAGAAGGTATACCTGACTCTGATGATTCAGCTTCTAGTCACCTTTGGAATCATCTGCGCCTTTCTGTATTG GGAGGCTCTGAGGGTCTGGTCTATGAACACCTACTGGTTTTCTTCCTGCATGAT GGCAGTGGTGCTTGTCATCATCATTGCCTTGTCCTGTTGTGTCAATATACGTCGGAAGGTCCCGTTCAATTTCCTAGCCTTGGGACTGTTT ACCATTGCAGAAGGTCTACTGCTGGGCTCTATGACTGT GTTCTATGAGGCGGAAGCTGTTATGTGGGCTGTGGGTGCCACAGCACTGGTCTCCCTGGCTCTGAGTGTCTTCGCCATGCAGTCCAGA TGGGACTTCACCTTAACCAGTGGGGGCTTGTGGGTGTTCTGTTGGACTCTCATATCCTTTGCATTGTTGTGTGGAATCATGCGATCCCAG TACCTGTACATTGTGTATGCTTGCCTGGGAACCTTGCTATTTTCTTTG TACCTGGTGATGGACACCCAGCTCATACTGGGTGGGAAACACAAATACAGCATTTCACCAGAGGAGTACGTCTTTGCTGCTCTCAACCTGTACCTGGACATTATCGGTCTGTTCACCATGCTACTGGCACTCATTGGACTCAGCCGTTAA
- the LOC106594189 gene encoding protein lifeguard 1 isoform X2 translates to MDQSKRSREAQPPSPYSQDYGQQNTDGQQNTYGQQNTYGQQNTYGQQNTYGQQNYSSPHYGLNVGPGNIAVVSPAGQYDDMGQGHPEDQRQQWAPLPPDYSTGLEDTGCFDDKAIRRGFIKKVYLTLMIQLLVTFGIICAFLYWEALRVWSMNTYWFSSCMMAVVLVIIIALSCCVNIRRKVPFNFLALGLFTIAEGLLLGSMTVFYEAEAVMWAVGATALVSLALSVFAMQSRWDFTLTSGGLWVFCWTLISFALLCGIMRSQLFHSLARVVEKAIPFKDTFIPPSNTRSLASL, encoded by the exons ATGGATCAATCGAAAAGAAGCAGAGAAGCCCAACCCCCATCGCCCTACTCTCAGGACTATGGCCAGCAGAACACCGATGGTCAACAGAACACCTATGGTCAACAGAACACCTATGGTCAACAGAACACCTATGGTCAACAGAACACCTATGGTCAACAGAACTACAGTTCTCCCCACTATGGTCTGAACGTTGGTCCTGGCAACATAGCAGTGGTCTCTCCAGCGGGTCAGTATGACGACATGGGTCAGGGTCATCCCGAGGACCAGCGACAACAATGGGCTCCACTACCACCTGACTATTCCACCGGGCTGGAGGACACCGGCTGCTTTGATGATAAAGCTATAAGAAGAG GCTTTATAAAGAAGGTATACCTGACTCTGATGATTCAGCTTCTAGTCACCTTTGGAATCATCTGCGCCTTTCTGTATTG GGAGGCTCTGAGGGTCTGGTCTATGAACACCTACTGGTTTTCTTCCTGCATGAT GGCAGTGGTGCTTGTCATCATCATTGCCTTGTCCTGTTGTGTCAATATACGTCGGAAGGTCCCGTTCAATTTCCTAGCCTTGGGACTGTTT ACCATTGCAGAAGGTCTACTGCTGGGCTCTATGACTGT GTTCTATGAGGCGGAAGCTGTTATGTGGGCTGTGGGTGCCACAGCACTGGTCTCCCTGGCTCTGAGTGTCTTCGCCATGCAGTCCAGA TGGGACTTCACCTTAACCAGTGGGGGCTTGTGGGTGTTCTGTTGGACTCTCATATCCTTTGCATTGTTGTGTGGAATCATGCGATCCCAG CTATTCCATTCATTGGCTAGGGTGGTTGAGAAAGCTATCCCTTTCAAGGACACCTTCATACCACCAAGCAATACACGTTCGCTGGCATCtctataa